One Tomitella gaofuii DNA segment encodes these proteins:
- a CDS encoding MFS transporter, producing MGSPPAPAPPGRPENADTRLRTGFAVVGLLFFATMGYGTVTTPLWPLYQERDGFGPTMVTVVFSMYAAGTVATLVFAGSLSDRFGRTRILAAAAALGVASVLVFLLWQSVPGLLAARLVQGMGVGLTTSTATAAMVELGHRGAVRRPATSATTATTLANLGGLGAGALLGGMISEWIPGPLTAPFLFFGAALAVAGLALTLVPETAPRAHATGALIAVPHGRARVYFCSGAMGLTAFAVFGTFTALVPVILADVLTAPGRVLSGVLVMLVMGTAAGAQLLLRNARARTLAAAGAVLYPAGWLLTALAVHSSSLALFVVSAVVAGTAAGLLFKAGSVTVDRIADPQRRAGAHSGFFLISYIGMALPVIGLAALGGLIGTVPSVLILGLVLAAVAAAGIAGAGLAGARPPGR from the coding sequence GTGGGATCACCGCCCGCGCCGGCACCGCCAGGACGGCCGGAGAACGCGGACACCCGCCTACGCACAGGCTTCGCCGTGGTGGGCCTGCTGTTCTTCGCGACGATGGGCTACGGCACCGTCACCACGCCCCTGTGGCCGTTGTACCAGGAGCGCGACGGCTTCGGCCCCACCATGGTCACCGTCGTCTTCTCCATGTACGCGGCGGGGACGGTGGCCACGCTGGTGTTCGCGGGCAGCCTGTCGGACCGCTTCGGCCGCACCCGGATCCTGGCGGCGGCCGCGGCGCTGGGCGTCGCGTCGGTGCTGGTGTTCCTGCTGTGGCAGTCCGTGCCGGGCCTGCTCGCCGCGCGGCTCGTCCAGGGCATGGGCGTGGGTCTGACGACGTCGACGGCGACCGCGGCGATGGTCGAGCTGGGCCACCGCGGCGCAGTCCGCAGGCCCGCAACGAGCGCCACGACGGCCACCACGCTCGCCAATCTGGGCGGACTGGGCGCCGGGGCCCTCCTCGGCGGGATGATCAGCGAGTGGATCCCGGGGCCGCTCACCGCCCCGTTCCTGTTCTTCGGCGCCGCCCTCGCCGTGGCGGGGCTCGCGCTGACGCTGGTCCCGGAGACCGCGCCGCGCGCGCACGCCACCGGCGCCCTGATCGCGGTGCCGCACGGCCGGGCCCGGGTGTACTTCTGCTCGGGCGCGATGGGGCTGACGGCGTTCGCCGTGTTCGGCACGTTCACCGCGCTGGTCCCGGTGATCCTGGCCGACGTGCTCACCGCGCCGGGCCGCGTGCTCTCCGGTGTCCTGGTGATGCTGGTGATGGGCACCGCGGCGGGCGCGCAGCTACTCCTGCGCAACGCCCGCGCCCGCACGCTCGCGGCCGCCGGCGCGGTGCTGTACCCGGCCGGCTGGCTGCTCACCGCGCTCGCCGTCCACTCCTCGTCGCTGGCACTGTTCGTTGTTTCCGCCGTCGTGGCCGGCACTGCCGCGGGCCTGCTGTTCAAGGCGGGCAGCGTCACCGTCGACCGCATCGCCGACCCGCAGCGACGGGCGGGCGCCCACTCCGGCTTCTTCCTCATCTCCTATATCGGCATGGCGCTGCCGGTGATCGGGCTCGCCGCGCTGGGCGGCCTCATCGGCACCGTCCCGTCGGTGTTGATCCTCGGACTGGTGCTCGCGGCCGTGGCCGCCGCCGGGATCGCCGGGGCCGGCCTCGCCGGAGCCCGGCCGCCCGGGCGCTGA
- a CDS encoding GNAT family N-acetyltransferase, whose amino-acid sequence MTDTSPPTPPHALRLPAPGGMTPRDPAEEGRGSSPLELLFDLVFVVAVSLASAAFHSGVTDGRVGSALTGYAMVFFAIWWAWMNFTWFASAYDCDDARYRLMTLVQMAGVLILAAGMPDAMTERDFTLVVIGYVVMRIAMVMQWLRASRADPRRRRVALTYACGITAVQSLWVAWLFVPDAWQAPLFVVFAACELAVPALAERRDPTPWNPEHIADRYGSFTLIVLGETILASTNAIIVARDHVSGPGTLIVVSASALVLAGSVWWLYFDRPQHHLLNRLSMALRWGYGHYFVFGAVATLSVGIGAVLDYDVGATALSRTASSALVTVPIALFMIMFWLLSLRHRRDRLLDAVLLAGAAAVGFSALLPHALPVAAALTCVVTAAATRRARRVDAACEAAKRAAEPRARDGRIGQAEEMGTHSDSTHPDSAEPTVRHAPERLRYEIALDGEAAGFAAYTDADGRRIFYHTEIDERFGGRGLAGVLVEHALTDARTAGIRIVPVCPYVAKYVKTHHAFDDALDAVTPDAIVAAQAAARR is encoded by the coding sequence GTGACGGACACGTCCCCGCCCACGCCCCCGCACGCCCTGCGCCTGCCCGCGCCCGGCGGCATGACCCCCCGCGACCCCGCCGAGGAGGGCCGCGGGTCCTCGCCGCTGGAGCTGCTGTTCGACCTGGTGTTCGTGGTGGCGGTGAGCCTGGCGTCGGCGGCATTCCACTCGGGCGTCACCGACGGCCGGGTGGGTTCCGCCCTGACCGGCTACGCGATGGTGTTCTTCGCCATCTGGTGGGCGTGGATGAACTTCACGTGGTTCGCCAGCGCCTACGACTGCGACGACGCCCGGTACCGGCTGATGACGCTGGTGCAGATGGCGGGCGTGCTGATCCTCGCCGCGGGCATGCCGGACGCCATGACGGAACGCGACTTCACGCTCGTCGTCATCGGCTACGTGGTCATGCGGATCGCGATGGTCATGCAGTGGCTGCGGGCGTCCCGCGCGGACCCGCGGCGCCGCCGCGTCGCCCTCACCTACGCCTGCGGCATCACCGCCGTGCAGTCGCTGTGGGTCGCGTGGCTGTTCGTCCCCGACGCCTGGCAGGCCCCGCTGTTCGTGGTGTTCGCCGCGTGCGAGCTCGCGGTGCCCGCACTGGCCGAGCGCCGCGACCCCACGCCGTGGAACCCGGAGCACATCGCCGACCGCTACGGTTCATTCACGCTGATCGTGCTGGGCGAGACGATCCTGGCCTCGACGAATGCGATCATCGTCGCCCGCGATCACGTGTCGGGCCCGGGCACCCTGATCGTCGTGAGCGCGAGCGCACTCGTGCTGGCGGGCTCGGTGTGGTGGCTGTACTTCGACCGCCCGCAGCACCACCTGCTGAACCGGCTGTCGATGGCGCTGCGCTGGGGGTACGGGCACTATTTCGTGTTCGGTGCGGTGGCCACCCTCTCCGTGGGCATCGGGGCGGTGCTCGACTACGACGTGGGTGCGACGGCCCTGTCGCGCACCGCGTCGTCGGCACTCGTCACCGTCCCGATCGCGCTGTTCATGATCATGTTCTGGCTGCTGTCGCTGCGGCACCGCCGCGACCGCCTGTTGGACGCGGTGCTGCTCGCGGGGGCGGCCGCCGTCGGGTTCTCGGCGCTGCTGCCGCACGCGTTGCCCGTCGCCGCCGCCCTCACCTGCGTGGTCACCGCCGCCGCCACGCGCCGGGCGCGCCGGGTCGACGCGGCCTGCGAGGCCGCGAAGCGCGCAGCGGAACCCCGGGCACGAGACGGACGCATCGGGCAGGCTGAGGAGATGGGAACGCATTCGGACAGTACGCATCCGGACAGCGCGGAGCCGACGGTGCGGCACGCGCCGGAGAGGCTGCGCTACGAGATCGCACTGGACGGCGAGGCCGCCGGCTTCGCCGCCTACACCGACGCCGACGGCCGGCGCATCTTCTACCACACGGAGATCGACGAGCGCTTCGGCGGACGTGGGCTCGCCGGGGTCCTCGTCGAGCACGCTCTCACCGACGCCCGCACGGCGGGCATACGCATCGTCCCGGTGTGCCCGTACGTGGCGAAGTACGTCAAGACCCACCACGCGTTCGACGACGCGCTCGACGCGGTGACGCCGGACGCGATCGTGGCCGCCCAGGCCGCCGCACGGCGATAG
- a CDS encoding Clp protease N-terminal domain-containing protein translates to MSTDKTPIAGTVRLDDLIAAIAQSHTDPLEQLTDAVLAADHLSEIADHLIAHFVDQARRSGASWTEIGASMGVTKQAAQKRFVAKPAAGMDASAGFSKFTPRARNVVVAAQNEARAGSHDRITPAHLTLGLLTEPGSLALHALAEQDVTPEKIREAATRALPPASDEVPALIPYNADAKTALELTFHTAQRMGHDYIGTEHLLLALLEHEPDGPLGALGLDRAAVQQYVADTLQRIVAQREDGGGGDGGGGDGA, encoded by the coding sequence ATGAGCACCGACAAAACCCCCATCGCCGGCACCGTGCGCCTCGACGACCTCATCGCGGCCATCGCCCAGTCGCATACCGACCCCCTCGAGCAGCTCACCGACGCGGTGCTGGCCGCGGACCACCTCAGCGAGATCGCGGACCACCTGATCGCGCATTTCGTCGACCAGGCCCGCCGTTCGGGCGCCTCGTGGACCGAGATCGGCGCCAGCATGGGGGTGACCAAGCAGGCCGCGCAGAAGCGGTTCGTCGCCAAGCCGGCCGCCGGGATGGACGCGAGCGCGGGCTTCAGCAAGTTCACCCCACGCGCCCGCAACGTGGTGGTGGCCGCCCAGAACGAGGCCCGCGCCGGCTCCCACGACCGGATCACCCCCGCCCACCTGACCCTGGGTCTGCTCACGGAGCCCGGTTCGCTGGCCCTCCACGCGCTCGCCGAGCAGGACGTCACCCCGGAGAAGATCCGCGAGGCCGCCACCCGCGCCCTGCCGCCCGCCTCCGACGAGGTGCCCGCGCTCATCCCCTACAACGCCGACGCGAAGACGGCACTGGAGCTCACCTTCCACACCGCCCAGCGCATGGGGCACGACTACATCGGCACCGAGCACCTGCTGCTGGCGCTGCTCGAGCACGAACCGGACGGGCCGCTCGGCGCACTCGGCCTGGACCGCGCGGCGGTGCAGCAGTACGTCGCCGACACGCTGCAGCGCATCGTCGCGCAGCGCGAGGACGGCGGGGGCGGGGACGGCGGGGGCGGGGACGGCGCGTAG
- a CDS encoding type II toxin-antitoxin system HicA family toxin: protein MTRILRRLCGEPVRQRGSHKFYERTQDGRTYQVLFSYHDGATVTGGIVRQILRNDLGLTREQARKAVKKK from the coding sequence ATGACGCGGATACTGCGTAGACTTTGCGGAGAACCAGTCAGACAGCGGGGTTCGCACAAGTTCTATGAGCGCACACAGGACGGTAGGACTTACCAGGTCCTCTTCAGTTACCACGACGGCGCAACCGTTACCGGTGGCATCGTCCGCCAGATCCTCCGCAACGATCTAGGGTTGACGCGGGAGCAAGCCAGAAAAGCGGTGAAGAAGAAGTGA
- a CDS encoding MarR family winged helix-turn-helix transcriptional regulator, with product MSADDPAALTDRLGYTLVKTALRVRQQYVQSLSEVGLLPNEHALLSTLKGRGACHQKELAARVVLDPGDIIAYLDNLDRAGAVERARDPKDRRRQIVTLTAAGRRLLARADAALDVAEASIFACFDDDERARFEGRLVRLFRHLNDDAAGPATTADPGGLA from the coding sequence ATGAGCGCAGACGACCCCGCCGCACTGACCGACCGCCTCGGATACACCCTGGTCAAGACCGCCCTGCGGGTGCGGCAGCAGTACGTGCAGAGCCTGTCGGAGGTGGGTCTGCTACCCAACGAGCACGCGCTGCTCAGCACCTTGAAGGGCCGGGGGGCATGCCACCAGAAGGAGCTGGCGGCCCGCGTGGTGCTCGATCCGGGCGACATCATCGCCTACCTCGACAACCTCGACCGGGCGGGAGCCGTCGAGCGTGCCCGCGACCCGAAGGACCGCCGCCGGCAGATCGTCACGCTCACCGCGGCGGGGCGCCGGCTGCTCGCGCGCGCCGACGCGGCACTGGACGTTGCGGAAGCGTCGATCTTCGCGTGCTTCGACGACGACGAGCGCGCCCGGTTCGAGGGCCGTCTGGTACGGCTGTTCCGCCACCTCAACGACGACGCAGCCGGCCCCGCCACCACGGCCGACCCCGGCGGGCTCGCATAG
- a CDS encoding VOC family protein, giving the protein MIQELSYAGFGSPRAEQWRTYGPGVLGAMLKEDGPDGAVRLAVDDVDYRLAIHPAGADEFRYAGWGMANETDLRAYAERLEAHGVRVQWGDAALCVERQVAELAWFEDPWGLRHELSWGKWATPLSFRPGRVMRGGFVTGGQGLGHVVFQVPDLAEADRFYGDVLGFRLSDVVRTGYATVRFYHVNGRHHSLALAEYPGHVGVNHLMLELEHMDDLGRAVDLVEAGGAEIMQTLGRHTNDLMTSAYISTPSSLQVELGYGGLVVDEPGWVARTYRQPSFWGHRFSEAARRRPPGILRPVA; this is encoded by the coding sequence ATGATCCAGGAGCTGTCATACGCGGGGTTCGGTTCGCCGCGGGCCGAGCAGTGGCGCACGTACGGGCCGGGGGTGCTGGGCGCCATGCTCAAGGAGGACGGGCCCGACGGCGCGGTCCGGCTGGCGGTGGACGACGTTGACTACCGGCTGGCGATCCATCCGGCCGGCGCCGACGAGTTCCGCTACGCGGGGTGGGGGATGGCCAACGAGACCGACCTGCGCGCCTATGCCGAACGGCTCGAGGCCCACGGGGTGCGCGTGCAGTGGGGCGATGCCGCGCTGTGCGTCGAGCGGCAGGTGGCCGAGCTCGCGTGGTTCGAGGACCCGTGGGGCCTGCGGCACGAGCTGAGCTGGGGCAAGTGGGCGACGCCGCTGTCGTTCCGGCCGGGGCGGGTGATGCGCGGCGGGTTCGTCACGGGCGGGCAGGGGCTGGGGCATGTGGTGTTCCAGGTGCCCGACCTCGCCGAGGCCGACCGCTTCTACGGCGATGTGCTGGGCTTCCGGCTCTCCGACGTGGTGCGCACCGGGTATGCGACGGTGCGCTTCTACCACGTCAACGGGCGCCATCACTCGCTGGCGCTGGCCGAGTACCCGGGTCATGTGGGTGTGAACCACCTGATGTTGGAGCTGGAGCACATGGACGACCTGGGCCGTGCCGTGGACCTGGTGGAGGCGGGCGGCGCGGAGATCATGCAGACGCTGGGGCGGCACACCAACGACCTGATGACCTCGGCGTACATCAGCACCCCGTCGTCGCTGCAGGTGGAGCTGGGCTACGGCGGCCTGGTGGTGGACGAGCCGGGCTGGGTGGCGCGCACCTACCGGCAGCCGAGCTTCTGGGGGCACCGGTTCTCCGAGGCGGCGCGGCGCCGGCCGCCGGGGATCCTCCGGCCTGTGGCCTGA
- a CDS encoding DNA polymerase Y family protein, whose protein sequence is MARAAGGARGSGSTRILALLCPDWPAAAAAADADLPPSDPVAVLHAGRVVACTAVARSRGVRRGLRKREAQARCPELHVADLDVDKDARLFEPVVAAVSALVPGVEILRPGLMVVSAHRAARYFGGEHAVAEPLIDAVAAAGVECQVGIADALATAVVAAKRGRHVAAGEDRRFLAPLPVSALTDEPSLSAPERAELVDLLRRMGIRTLGAFGELPRADVASRFGADAVVAHRMACAESGRLPAPRAVPAELTVQTRCDPPIDRVDMAAFAGRRLAERLHTALAAAGVACTRLVIHAATAEGEEHDRTWRCAEPLTPDATADRVRWQMDGWLSGRNAARPSGPITLLRLEPVEVAGGELQRGLFGGAGEARDRARRAVSRVQGLLGGEAVLSGVLSGGRGPGERVALLTWGEQPLPARDPSAPWPGRLPAPSPSTLLAEEAGLLDAAGDPVGVTGRGLFTAAPAVLVWRGRSREVTGWAGPWPVDELWWDPGAGLRAARAQVLASGAPAVLLLCRGGEWTVEGVYG, encoded by the coding sequence GTGGCGCGTGCTGCCGGCGGGGCGCGTGGTTCCGGCTCCACGAGGATCCTCGCCCTGTTGTGTCCGGACTGGCCGGCGGCTGCTGCGGCGGCGGACGCGGACCTGCCGCCGTCGGACCCGGTGGCGGTGCTGCACGCGGGCCGCGTGGTGGCGTGCACTGCGGTGGCCCGGTCGCGGGGCGTGCGGCGGGGGCTGCGCAAGCGTGAGGCGCAGGCGCGGTGCCCGGAGCTGCATGTCGCCGACCTGGACGTGGACAAGGATGCCCGGCTGTTCGAGCCGGTGGTGGCCGCGGTGTCGGCGCTGGTGCCGGGGGTGGAGATCCTGCGCCCGGGGCTGATGGTGGTGTCGGCGCACCGGGCCGCCCGGTACTTCGGCGGCGAGCACGCGGTGGCCGAGCCGCTGATTGACGCGGTCGCGGCGGCGGGCGTCGAATGCCAGGTGGGGATCGCCGACGCCTTGGCCACCGCGGTGGTCGCCGCCAAGCGTGGGCGGCATGTGGCGGCAGGGGAGGACCGCCGGTTCCTGGCGCCGCTGCCGGTGTCGGCGCTCACCGACGAGCCGAGCCTGTCCGCACCCGAGCGTGCCGAACTGGTGGACCTGCTGCGGCGCATGGGGATCCGGACGTTGGGCGCCTTCGGGGAGTTGCCGCGGGCGGACGTCGCCTCCCGGTTCGGCGCCGACGCGGTGGTGGCGCACCGGATGGCGTGCGCGGAGTCCGGCCGGCTTCCCGCGCCGCGCGCGGTGCCCGCGGAACTGACGGTGCAGACGCGGTGCGACCCGCCGATCGACCGGGTGGACATGGCCGCGTTCGCGGGGCGGCGCCTGGCGGAGCGGCTGCACACCGCGCTCGCCGCAGCCGGGGTGGCCTGCACGCGCCTCGTGATCCACGCGGCCACCGCGGAGGGCGAGGAGCACGACCGCACGTGGCGCTGCGCCGAGCCGCTCACGCCCGACGCGACGGCCGACCGGGTGCGCTGGCAGATGGACGGCTGGCTCAGCGGCCGGAACGCGGCCCGCCCGTCCGGCCCGATCACGCTGCTGCGCCTGGAGCCGGTGGAGGTGGCCGGGGGGGAGCTGCAGCGGGGGCTGTTCGGCGGCGCGGGCGAGGCGCGGGATCGGGCCCGGCGCGCGGTCTCGCGGGTGCAGGGCCTGCTGGGCGGAGAGGCCGTGCTCTCCGGGGTGCTCTCCGGCGGGCGGGGGCCGGGCGAGCGGGTGGCGCTGCTGACCTGGGGCGAGCAGCCGCTCCCGGCCCGCGACCCGTCCGCGCCGTGGCCGGGGCGGCTGCCGGCGCCGTCGCCGTCGACGCTGCTCGCGGAAGAGGCCGGGCTGCTCGACGCCGCGGGCGATCCCGTGGGGGTGACGGGCCGGGGGCTGTTCACCGCGGCGCCGGCCGTGCTGGTGTGGCGGGGGCGCTCCCGGGAGGTCACCGGCTGGGCGGGGCCGTGGCCGGTGGACGAGCTGTGGTGGGATCCGGGGGCAGGGCTGCGCGCGGCCCGGGCGCAGGTGCTGGCCTCCGGCGCCCCGGCGGTGCTGCTGCTGTGCCGTGGCGGGGAGTGGACGGTGGAGGGGGTGTACGGGTGA
- a CDS encoding DUF1778 domain-containing protein, with amino-acid sequence MAWNGREELWKGGGELQGGETTVQAMQHEDKSGEAAGPVEGKRDRRLSLRTTARQSALIQQAAASAHKTVSEFVLDSATDRAEDVLAGRRHFAIGDIAWQAFHVELDRPAVLKPRLRALLHEDPPFEPQA; translated from the coding sequence GTGGCCTGGAACGGCCGGGAAGAATTATGGAAAGGCGGGGGAGAATTGCAGGGGGGAGAGACGACGGTGCAGGCGATGCAGCACGAGGACAAGAGCGGAGAGGCGGCGGGGCCCGTCGAGGGAAAGCGGGACCGGCGCCTGAGCCTGCGCACCACCGCGCGGCAGTCCGCGCTGATTCAGCAGGCGGCGGCGTCCGCGCACAAGACCGTGAGCGAGTTCGTCCTGGACAGCGCCACCGATCGTGCCGAGGATGTCCTCGCAGGCCGCCGTCATTTCGCGATCGGTGACATCGCATGGCAGGCATTCCACGTGGAGCTCGATCGGCCGGCGGTGCTCAAGCCGCGCCTGCGCGCGTTGCTGCACGAGGATCCGCCGTTCGAGCCGCAGGCGTGA
- a CDS encoding GNAT family N-acetyltransferase, with protein MTRYRAPRRLTAAADMSGFRSGSGSLDRWLQRYALANQQSGMATTFVTTPEGSPEVVGFYSLVTGGVEHDAAPARVRRGVPRHPVPVIILARLAVHTEHQGTGLGRGLLRDALIRVSNAAGEIGVRTLLIHAKDDAARKFYCAQAEFDPSPVDPLQLFLLMRDLRKAVRER; from the coding sequence GTGACGCGGTATCGCGCACCGCGGCGACTCACCGCCGCAGCGGACATGTCCGGGTTCCGGTCCGGCAGCGGAAGCCTTGATCGGTGGCTGCAGCGCTACGCGCTGGCGAATCAGCAGTCCGGCATGGCGACGACCTTCGTGACCACGCCGGAAGGGTCTCCAGAAGTCGTCGGTTTCTACTCGCTCGTCACCGGCGGCGTGGAGCATGATGCCGCTCCGGCACGCGTGCGCAGGGGCGTTCCGCGCCACCCCGTTCCGGTGATCATTCTGGCCCGGCTGGCCGTGCACACCGAACATCAGGGAACTGGGCTAGGGCGTGGGCTGCTGCGCGATGCCCTCATACGTGTGTCGAATGCCGCCGGCGAGATCGGCGTACGGACCCTGCTGATCCACGCTAAAGACGACGCGGCGCGCAAGTTCTACTGCGCTCAGGCGGAGTTCGATCCCTCCCCGGTCGATCCGCTGCAGCTGTTCCTGCTGATGAGGGACCTTCGCAAGGCCGTGCGGGAAAGATAG
- a CDS encoding DUF86 domain-containing protein: protein MDATSGPVGRMAYDAVLHNLMLIGEAANSIREDLSTALPGTPWHSIIGLRNIVAHEYFRVRPDLIADIVDNDLRSLAIGLRRLLDD, encoded by the coding sequence ATGGACGCGACCTCGGGCCCAGTGGGACGCATGGCATACGACGCAGTGCTCCATAACCTCATGCTCATAGGTGAGGCGGCCAATTCCATCCGTGAGGACCTCAGTACGGCACTTCCCGGGACGCCCTGGCACAGCATCATCGGACTGCGCAATATCGTTGCTCATGAGTACTTCCGAGTCCGTCCGGACTTGATCGCCGACATCGTCGATAACGACCTCCGCTCGCTGGCCATCGGCCTGCGCCGGCTGCTGGACGACTGA
- a CDS encoding nucleotidyltransferase family protein: protein MSTVSDASARRTILEGRRADILAVLERYRATNPRIFGSVARGDDHPGSDIDLLVDLDVGGGNPLLRVAGLADELSLLLGTRVDVVAAELLLDGVSVRAQAESVAL from the coding sequence ATGAGCACGGTCAGCGATGCGTCGGCGCGACGCACCATCCTCGAGGGTCGCCGGGCCGATATTCTCGCGGTGCTGGAGCGGTACCGGGCCACCAATCCGCGCATCTTCGGGTCGGTTGCGCGCGGTGATGACCACCCCGGCAGCGATATCGACCTGCTCGTCGACCTGGATGTCGGCGGAGGAAACCCACTGCTGCGGGTGGCGGGGCTGGCCGATGAGCTCTCTCTGCTGCTGGGCACCCGTGTCGACGTCGTTGCGGCCGAACTGCTGCTCGACGGGGTGTCCGTTCGCGCGCAGGCCGAGTCCGTCGCGCTGTGA
- a CDS encoding carboxymuconolactone decarboxylase family protein, translated as MPRIPAVTPAQAGPVAKLAYRIAARMYGEVPEPLSVSLHHPGIARTSTVHEMLAQQASKRLPANIRDIAVYRTAWTIGCSWCVDFGTMEQRLAGLDTERLAHIADYATSPLYSDDERAAIAYADAMTGDVATAVTDEQVADLETRFGRDGLVELTYQIALENSRARMNSALGIHEQGFSTDACRVPWADDA; from the coding sequence ATGCCACGCATCCCCGCCGTCACCCCCGCCCAGGCCGGCCCCGTCGCCAAGCTCGCCTACCGCATCGCGGCCCGCATGTACGGGGAGGTACCCGAACCGCTCTCCGTCTCCCTGCACCACCCGGGCATCGCTCGCACCAGCACCGTGCACGAGATGCTGGCCCAGCAGGCGTCCAAGCGGCTGCCCGCGAACATCCGCGACATCGCCGTCTACCGCACCGCCTGGACCATCGGCTGCAGCTGGTGCGTCGACTTCGGCACCATGGAACAGCGCCTGGCCGGCCTCGACACCGAACGCCTGGCCCACATCGCCGACTACGCCACCTCGCCGCTCTACTCCGACGACGAGCGCGCCGCCATCGCCTACGCCGACGCTATGACCGGCGACGTCGCCACCGCCGTCACCGACGAGCAGGTGGCCGACCTTGAGACCCGCTTCGGCCGCGACGGCCTGGTGGAGCTCACCTACCAGATCGCACTGGAGAACTCGCGGGCCCGCATGAACTCGGCGCTCGGCATCCACGAGCAGGGATTCAGCACCGACGCATGCCGGGTTCCCTGGGCCGACGACGCCTGA
- a CDS encoding ISL3 family transposase yields the protein MDDATTTLFGLPGLRVIDVHHLDDGTRIVDVVTDDDGARVCPNCGVASTSRKGAAVTWPKDLPYGDDRIMVRWNKSRWRCRETGCDRATFTEAIGQIPARARVTGRLRSRIGAAIGDAARSVAEVAAGFGVSWPTAHQAFIDHADALLTEPAPVRVLGIDETRRGKPRWQRCPATGKWVRVDPWDTGFVDLGGSQGLLGQTEGRTAAAVVAWLEAQPPAFRAGAWYVAIDPAGVYAKAVRTPGLLPNATLVVDRFHLVKLANDAVTQVRRKVTWELKDRRGGKADPEWANRKRLLTARERLSDKSFARMWNAMIDEDPSHRILMAYIAKEQLRRLLETVEAGGDPHLVRHRLHRFFLWCADSQLPELVTLATTVDTWWPQINAFLETGITNAGTEGYNRLVKAVKRSACGFRNTENSRRRIRFHCTRRQRAAAHQFSC from the coding sequence ATGGACGATGCTACGACAACACTGTTCGGGCTACCGGGGCTGCGGGTCATCGACGTTCATCATCTCGACGACGGCACCAGAATCGTCGACGTGGTCACCGACGACGACGGTGCGCGCGTCTGCCCGAACTGCGGGGTGGCGTCGACTTCCCGCAAAGGCGCCGCAGTCACCTGGCCGAAAGACCTCCCCTACGGCGACGACCGAATTATGGTGCGGTGGAACAAGTCTCGGTGGCGATGTCGAGAGACCGGCTGCGATCGTGCAACCTTCACCGAGGCGATAGGGCAGATCCCGGCGCGGGCCCGGGTCACCGGCCGACTGCGCAGCCGGATCGGTGCGGCGATCGGCGACGCCGCACGGTCGGTCGCCGAAGTCGCCGCCGGGTTCGGTGTGTCCTGGCCGACGGCGCATCAGGCGTTCATCGACCACGCCGACGCGCTCTTGACGGAGCCGGCGCCGGTGCGGGTGCTGGGCATCGACGAAACGCGGCGGGGCAAGCCGCGGTGGCAGCGGTGCCCAGCGACGGGTAAGTGGGTGCGTGTCGACCCGTGGGACACCGGGTTCGTCGATCTCGGCGGCAGTCAGGGGCTGCTCGGGCAGACCGAGGGGCGCACCGCGGCGGCGGTCGTCGCCTGGCTCGAGGCCCAGCCCCCGGCATTCCGGGCGGGCGCCTGGTACGTCGCGATCGACCCGGCCGGTGTCTACGCCAAGGCGGTCCGCACGCCGGGGCTGCTGCCGAACGCGACGCTGGTGGTCGATCGTTTCCACCTGGTCAAGCTCGCCAACGACGCGGTCACCCAGGTTCGCAGGAAGGTCACCTGGGAACTCAAGGACCGCCGCGGCGGGAAGGCCGACCCCGAGTGGGCCAACAGGAAACGGCTCCTGACCGCGCGGGAACGATTGTCGGACAAGAGCTTTGCGCGAATGTGGAACGCGATGATCGACGAGGATCCGTCGCACCGGATCCTGATGGCCTACATCGCGAAAGAGCAGCTGCGCCGGCTGCTGGAGACCGTGGAGGCCGGCGGAGACCCGCACCTGGTTCGTCACCGGCTGCACAGGTTCTTCCTCTGGTGCGCGGACTCGCAGCTCCCGGAGCTGGTCACGCTCGCGACCACGGTGGACACGTGGTGGCCGCAGATCAACGCGTTCCTGGAAACGGGCATCACCAACGCCGGCACCGAGGGCTACAACAGGCTGGTCAAGGCCGTCAAGCGGTCTGCGTGCGGATTCCGGAACACGGAGAACTCCCGCCGCCGGATACGATTCCACTGCACCCGTCGACAGCGGGCTGCCGCACACCAGTTCTCATGCTGA